The Clostridium sp. AWRP genome has a window encoding:
- a CDS encoding MarR family transcriptional regulator, with translation MNCEKDKSSLIEDIKKGLYNFVIISRFVMNEINYEEKLSISQLFFLYLFEESESYKVSELAEKLGITPSAVTNLSNKLVESQFIHRFRPEDNRRVVMISLTDKGKQFLKKMGEIKSRFLAEALSELNNDDLKNMSLSFLKLNYALQKYKNRK, from the coding sequence ATGAACTGTGAAAAAGATAAATCATCACTTATTGAAGATATAAAAAAGGGCTTATATAATTTTGTTATCATAAGTAGATTTGTAATGAATGAGATAAATTATGAAGAAAAACTTTCTATTTCGCAGTTGTTCTTTTTATATTTATTTGAAGAAAGTGAATCCTACAAAGTTAGTGAACTTGCTGAAAAACTTGGAATAACTCCTTCAGCTGTTACAAATTTAAGCAATAAATTAGTTGAAAGCCAATTTATACATAGGTTTAGACCAGAAGACAACAGGCGGGTAGTTATGATATCTTTGACAGATAAAGGAAAGCAATTCCTAAAAAAAATGGGTGAAATAAAATCTAGATTTTTGGCAGAAGCACTTTCGGAGTTGAATAATGATGATTTAAAAAATATGAGCTTAAGCTTTTTAAAATTGAATTATGCTCTCCAAAAGTATAAAAATAGAAAATAA
- a CDS encoding efflux RND transporter permease subunit, with product MNLTELSVKKPAAITMVILFLLGLGIFGYTHLGADLMPSMDIPVISISTTYSGASSEDIRKDVVKPMEDAVAGISGIDRINSTAREGMGQTTIIFKSSANMNTAFLDVQKAVDNAQGKLPKNADKPILFKLDTGAMSALMLSVSGNLSYDELYNEANNITEALKKVQGVGNVSLEGIQKKQLIIKLNKSAVEFYGINLNTLTSKLQSDNINMPAGQIKQDKLNQSVRVISKFESVDEVKNLLIPTSGNATVRLGDIADINLEYPEEDQRTRMNGKNTIGISIQKQSDANVVEVVNNVKKEIAGLKKDMPSNIRLDTAYDSTTFINSSISQIKHTLIEGVITTALVLLIFLKSWRSSLVILVAIPTSLIATFFMMYVMKFTMNIMSLMGLSLCVGTLVDDSIVVLDNIQRHLAMKKDPQSAAIDGRKEIGLASIAITLCDVVVYLPVCFMTGMVGTYFREFGLTIVFASLFSLFVAFTITPMLASRLLKTEENRQAKSGMLKSKFKRSIFYRILNGISNSMDNITANYKRFLIWCLDHRKRVLAISAVVLVATIALIPIGAIGTELMPTTDESNFSISMNFDSGTSLNEMDKKVKQVENYLHSVPEVSTYYSMVGSMSGSVMMDSSSNSATMYVTLYPKNDRKRSQTEVAKQVRKWGNATLAGTDFSVSESEAGGSGSSKPISIEILGNNTDTVTEISNKVEQIIKGIPGITDVGNSTNASQSELRIKIDKLAAAQYGVSISDISSTLRTAIQGSSAGTYSTSDDDYDIKVKFHDGDIKTPSDISGIKVLSQSGQSIPISEVASIVRTNSPQSISRKDRQDVATVSANIEGRSLGTISQQIGEKLKSLSVPEGYKIQFGGDQKSMGDSFTSLGEALGVSLILIYMILVVLYESFLTPFIRMLSLPCALVGAFGILAITGKTLNMMSLIGLIMLDGLASKNGTLLIDYTNTLIKRGYSLREALIESGERRLRPIMMTSLTMIVGMLPAALSIGEGSELKSSMAVLVIGGMIASTIFTPIILPIIYLMMDNLKNRIFKKRKKQPEMQEV from the coding sequence ATGAACTTAACTGAACTATCTGTAAAAAAGCCAGCTGCAATAACCATGGTTATATTGTTTTTGCTAGGGCTTGGTATATTTGGATATACACATCTTGGCGCAGATCTTATGCCTTCTATGGACATACCAGTAATTTCTATATCAACTACTTATTCTGGTGCCAGTTCAGAAGACATAAGAAAGGATGTCGTAAAACCTATGGAGGATGCAGTTGCAGGCATAAGCGGCATTGATAGAATTAATTCTACAGCTAGAGAAGGAATGGGACAAACTACTATAATATTCAAATCTAGCGCAAATATGAATACAGCCTTTCTAGATGTACAAAAAGCTGTAGATAATGCACAAGGTAAACTTCCTAAAAATGCAGATAAGCCTATTTTATTTAAGCTAGATACAGGTGCTATGTCTGCTTTAATGTTATCCGTATCTGGAAACTTATCTTATGATGAACTTTACAATGAGGCAAATAATATAACTGAGGCTCTAAAAAAAGTTCAAGGTGTAGGAAATGTATCTCTTGAAGGAATACAAAAAAAGCAGCTGATAATAAAATTAAATAAATCTGCGGTAGAATTTTATGGTATAAATTTAAATACTTTAACTTCTAAGCTGCAGTCAGATAATATAAATATGCCTGCAGGCCAGATAAAGCAGGACAAATTAAATCAATCTGTAAGAGTTATAAGTAAATTTGAAAGTGTAGATGAAGTAAAAAATTTGCTCATACCGACTTCAGGAAATGCTACTGTTCGTTTAGGAGATATAGCAGATATAAACTTAGAATATCCTGAAGAAGATCAACGTACTAGAATGAATGGAAAAAATACTATAGGAATAAGTATACAAAAGCAAAGTGATGCAAATGTAGTTGAAGTTGTAAACAATGTTAAAAAGGAAATTGCCGGGTTAAAAAAAGATATGCCATCTAATATTAGATTGGATACAGCATATGACAGTACTACGTTTATAAATTCTTCTATTTCTCAAATAAAGCATACTTTAATAGAAGGTGTAATAACAACTGCTCTAGTTTTACTAATATTCTTAAAAAGCTGGAGATCTTCACTTGTAATACTTGTAGCCATACCAACGTCTCTTATTGCAACTTTCTTTATGATGTATGTTATGAAATTTACTATGAATATAATGTCTCTTATGGGATTATCTCTTTGTGTAGGTACTCTTGTAGATGACTCGATTGTTGTACTAGATAACATACAGCGGCATCTGGCTATGAAAAAAGATCCACAATCTGCAGCTATAGATGGACGTAAAGAAATAGGACTTGCATCTATTGCCATAACTCTTTGTGATGTAGTTGTATATCTTCCTGTTTGCTTTATGACAGGTATGGTAGGAACTTACTTTAGGGAGTTCGGGCTTACTATAGTTTTTGCCTCGCTATTTTCCTTATTTGTAGCATTTACTATAACTCCTATGCTGGCATCAAGACTTCTTAAAACAGAAGAAAATAGACAAGCAAAATCAGGAATGTTAAAAAGTAAATTTAAACGAAGCATATTTTATAGAATACTTAATGGAATTTCAAATTCTATGGATAATATAACAGCTAACTATAAAAGATTTCTTATATGGTGTCTGGATCATAGAAAAAGGGTACTTGCCATAAGTGCAGTGGTATTAGTAGCGACTATTGCATTGATACCTATAGGTGCTATAGGAACAGAACTTATGCCAACTACAGACGAGAGTAATTTTAGTATAAGCATGAATTTTGATTCTGGAACCAGTTTAAATGAAATGGACAAGAAAGTTAAACAAGTAGAAAACTATTTACATAGTGTACCTGAAGTTAGTACATATTATTCCATGGTAGGGTCTATGAGTGGCAGCGTAATGATGGATAGTTCTTCAAATTCTGCAACTATGTATGTAACTCTTTATCCTAAAAATGATAGAAAAAGATCTCAAACTGAAGTGGCAAAACAAGTTAGAAAATGGGGAAATGCAACTTTAGCCGGAACAGATTTCTCTGTGAGTGAATCCGAAGCTGGAGGATCAGGTTCAAGTAAGCCTATATCTATTGAAATATTAGGAAATAATACGGACACTGTAACTGAAATATCAAATAAGGTAGAGCAAATAATAAAAGGTATTCCGGGAATTACAGATGTAGGTAATTCTACAAATGCAAGTCAAAGCGAACTTAGAATTAAAATAGACAAGTTAGCAGCAGCACAATATGGTGTATCCATATCAGATATATCATCTACACTTAGGACAGCAATTCAAGGTTCTTCTGCTGGGACATATAGTACTAGTGATGATGATTATGATATAAAAGTGAAATTTCACGATGGTGACATAAAAACTCCTTCAGATATAAGTGGAATAAAAGTGTTAAGTCAATCTGGACAATCTATACCAATAAGTGAAGTTGCATCTATAGTAAGAACTAATAGCCCGCAATCTATATCCAGAAAGGATAGACAGGATGTAGCTACAGTTTCTGCAAATATTGAAGGAAGGTCTCTTGGAACTATAAGTCAGCAGATAGGTGAAAAATTAAAGTCACTATCTGTACCAGAAGGTTATAAAATTCAATTTGGTGGGGATCAGAAGAGTATGGGAGACAGTTTTACTTCTCTTGGAGAAGCACTGGGAGTATCATTAATACTTATTTACATGATACTTGTTGTACTTTACGAATCCTTCTTAACACCATTTATAAGAATGTTGTCACTGCCTTGTGCACTTGTTGGAGCTTTTGGAATACTTGCTATTACGGGTAAAACTTTAAATATGATGTCCTTAATAGGACTTATAATGCTTGATGGATTAGCTTCTAAAAATGGTACTTTATTGATTGATTATACTAATACTCTCATAAAACGTGGATATAGTTTAAGAGAAGCATTAATTGAGTCTGGTGAAAGAAGATTAAGACCTATAATGATGACTTCTTTAACTATGATTGTGGGCATGCTGCCAGCAGCTTTATCTATAGGTGAAGGCAGTGAATTGAAATCAAGTATGGCTGTCTTAGTTATTGGAGGAATGATTGCATCAACTATTTTTACTCCTATAATATTACCTATAATTTACTTGATGATGGACAATTTGAAGAATCGTATATTTAAAAAAAGAAAAAAACAGCCAGAAATGCAGGAGGTGTAA